A single genomic interval of Methylocystis sp. IM3 harbors:
- a CDS encoding chemotaxis protein CheW, whose amino-acid sequence MAEASTGDATAGNSPERAMESDSAELIFNDENNIDDMYLTFGVSGEEYGLGIAFVTEIVGMQKVMPVPDVPAFIKGVINLRCKVIPVMDVRRRFDMDEKPYTERTVIIVLDVSAVPIGLVVDNVSDVLEIPPSQIDPAPKFGSGRSHDSLIRGLGKSGDRVAVILDIRRLVGEGHGDAGEGASLQ is encoded by the coding sequence ATGGCTGAAGCTTCCACGGGAGATGCAACCGCAGGTAATTCGCCCGAGCGCGCAATGGAAAGCGACTCTGCGGAATTGATCTTCAACGACGAAAATAACATAGACGATATGTACCTCACTTTCGGCGTATCCGGCGAGGAATATGGTCTCGGGATCGCTTTTGTGACTGAGATCGTTGGCATGCAAAAAGTCATGCCGGTGCCGGATGTTCCCGCCTTCATCAAGGGTGTAATCAATCTGCGCTGCAAGGTCATCCCTGTGATGGATGTTCGGCGGCGTTTTGATATGGACGAGAAGCCATATACGGAACGCACTGTCATTATCGTACTGGACGTGAGCGCCGTTCCGATTGGCCTTGTCGTCGACAATGTCAGCGACGTGCTGGAAATCCCCCCCTCGCAAATCGACCCGGCGCCGAAGTTCGGATCAGGACGTTCGCATGACAGTCTGATCAGGGGACTCGGTAAATCCGGCGACCGGGTTGCGGTGATCCTGGATATTCGACGGCTCGTCGGGGAAGGTCACGGGGACGCCGGGGAGGGAGCGTCCCTGCAATGA
- a CDS encoding methyl-accepting chemotaxis protein translates to MSNADNNQAVREILRAIRALKNSDFSVRADSSSASGEWAEVIGELNAALDTAGPDITQTQRIRQALDNASDSLMIADADCRIFYANRSVLDMLAAAEADVRKDLPNFSASKILGSNIDIFHKNPAHQRRLLDNLTSIYNTQISVGGRSFALKASPIFDKNGKKVAISVEWIDKTSEKRIEKEIVVAIDAAGRGDFSRRVDMSGAEGVFKLLGESINRLIELTGSALVIIGGGLNRVAKGDLTKGAETALEGAFGSLQNDAEQVRVSLMSMVEDVNRLARAGAEGRLQERADARRHQGDFQKIVEGINETLDALVDPIKNIAKAVEALGRNDVGVTLEGDFRGDFLAVKNAFDAAMAGINNTLYRIVDSVEQVGISADQLNSASQNMASVSEEQAAAVQEVTSSVTETNTQVQANTENANSANQLVISASQAANQGQAKMEDMNEAMNAISASAQSIGKIIKVIDEIAFQTNLLALNAAVEAARAGQHGRGFAVVAQEVRNLAGRSAKAARETAEMIEDSVKRVNEGVAIAKETREALDQIVTNVVRVKDLVAEIAVASAEQSRGISQINVAMNQVSKASQEGSQQAEELAASSSELSKLAESMSESVRRFKLRERASAGALGLPGLNGMTAEMVEQLKALLGNQQRADVAAPAKVAAAGGRPRKNASAIIPLDQDERGFGGF, encoded by the coding sequence ATGTCAAATGCAGACAACAATCAGGCTGTCAGGGAAATTCTGCGCGCGATTCGCGCGCTGAAGAACAGCGACTTCAGCGTTCGCGCCGATTCCTCGTCGGCGAGCGGCGAGTGGGCTGAGGTCATCGGAGAGCTGAACGCGGCCCTCGATACAGCAGGTCCCGATATTACGCAGACTCAGCGTATCCGTCAGGCGCTCGACAATGCGAGCGACTCGTTGATGATCGCGGACGCTGACTGCCGTATTTTTTACGCCAATCGATCGGTTCTCGACATGCTGGCGGCGGCCGAGGCGGATGTCCGCAAGGACTTGCCCAACTTCAGCGCCAGCAAGATTTTGGGCTCCAATATCGACATCTTTCACAAGAACCCTGCGCATCAACGGCGGCTTCTCGATAATCTGACGTCGATTTACAATACGCAAATCAGCGTCGGCGGCCGGAGTTTTGCGCTCAAGGCCTCTCCGATCTTCGACAAGAACGGCAAGAAGGTCGCGATCTCCGTCGAATGGATCGACAAGACGAGCGAGAAACGTATCGAGAAGGAAATCGTCGTCGCCATCGACGCGGCGGGCCGTGGCGATTTTTCGCGGCGTGTGGATATGAGCGGCGCGGAAGGCGTCTTCAAGCTTCTCGGTGAGAGCATCAACCGGCTCATCGAACTCACAGGCAGTGCGCTTGTAATAATTGGGGGGGGCCTTAACCGGGTAGCGAAGGGAGATCTTACAAAGGGAGCAGAGACGGCGTTGGAGGGAGCGTTCGGTTCTCTTCAGAATGATGCCGAGCAGGTTCGCGTCAGTCTCATGTCCATGGTGGAGGACGTGAATAGGCTGGCGAGAGCGGGCGCCGAGGGTCGCCTTCAGGAGCGCGCCGACGCAAGGCGCCATCAGGGCGATTTCCAGAAAATCGTCGAGGGGATCAACGAGACGCTCGATGCGCTTGTCGATCCGATCAAGAATATCGCCAAGGCAGTCGAAGCTCTTGGGCGAAACGATGTCGGCGTTACGCTCGAAGGCGACTTCCGCGGGGATTTCCTGGCGGTCAAGAATGCTTTCGACGCGGCGATGGCCGGGATCAACAATACGCTCTACAGGATCGTTGACTCGGTGGAACAGGTCGGTATTTCGGCCGATCAGCTGAACTCCGCCTCTCAGAACATGGCTTCTGTATCTGAGGAGCAGGCCGCGGCGGTTCAGGAGGTGACGTCGAGTGTGACGGAGACCAATACGCAGGTTCAGGCGAACACCGAGAACGCGAATTCGGCGAACCAGCTCGTGATCAGCGCCTCCCAGGCCGCCAATCAGGGGCAGGCGAAGATGGAGGACATGAACGAAGCGATGAACGCGATCAGCGCCTCGGCCCAGAGCATTGGCAAGATCATCAAGGTCATCGACGAGATTGCTTTCCAGACGAATCTCCTTGCGCTCAACGCCGCTGTCGAGGCGGCGCGGGCAGGACAGCATGGGCGAGGGTTCGCCGTTGTCGCTCAGGAGGTGAGGAACCTCGCCGGGCGCAGCGCGAAGGCGGCGCGTGAAACGGCCGAGATGATCGAAGATTCGGTCAAGCGCGTGAACGAAGGCGTCGCCATCGCCAAGGAAACCCGCGAAGCGCTGGATCAGATTGTCACCAATGTGGTGAGGGTCAAGGATCTGGTGGCTGAGATCGCGGTTGCGAGCGCCGAACAGTCGCGAGGCATATCGCAGATCAATGTTGCGATGAATCAGGTCAGCAAGGCTTCGCAGGAAGGCAGCCAGCAGGCGGAAGAGCTCGCCGCATCTTCCTCCGAATTGAGCAAGCTCGCCGAGTCGATGAGCGAAAGCGTGCGTCGCTTCAAGCTGCGTGAGCGGGCTTCGGCGGGTGCGCTGGGTCTACCGGGGCTCAACGGGATGACTGCTGAAATGGTCGAGCAGCTGAAGGCTCTCCTGGGAAATCAACAGCGGGCCGATGTCGCCGCGCCGGCGAAGGTTGCGGCTGCGGGGGGAAGGCCGAGAAAGAATGCGAGCGCGATCATTCCGCTGGACCAGGATGAGCGGGGCTTCGGCGGGTTCTGA
- a CDS encoding response regulator has protein sequence MHKVMVVDDSAMMRVVISNFVSSLPDFKVVTSAENGKAALEQLAKFPDLNLILLDIEMPGMNGLEFLRHAKMKTRAKVVILSSVASAGSKQASEARSLGADAIITKPSGAVSMDLADKRGAELARVMSLVLAA, from the coding sequence ATGCATAAGGTGATGGTTGTGGACGATTCCGCAATGATGCGGGTCGTGATCTCCAACTTCGTCTCGTCCCTTCCCGACTTCAAGGTTGTGACCTCGGCGGAGAATGGCAAGGCGGCGCTGGAACAGCTCGCGAAATTCCCGGATCTCAATCTGATCCTTCTCGATATCGAGATGCCAGGGATGAACGGGCTCGAGTTTTTGCGGCACGCCAAGATGAAGACGAGGGCGAAGGTGGTGATCCTGTCCTCCGTCGCGTCGGCAGGGTCGAAACAAGCATCGGAAGCGCGGTCGCTCGGGGCGGACGCGATCATCACGAAGCCGTCCGGCGCCGTTTCCATGGATCTGGCGGACAAACGCGGCGCGGAGCTTGCCCGCGTGATGTCGCTCGTGCTCGCCGCCTGA
- a CDS encoding Hpt domain-containing protein gives MSEDIDEIWALYADDGAQSLDTVEAALLRLRGDHRDGEAIAELFRAMHTFKGNSRLIGLVRIETCAHLAEDLIGLVRDEGVQMDAELLDLLLEAGDRLREMMESAVVSRRDPEESVSESICARMKSKYSALRGEGDGREAAEAPALAPAGTPENQVENETFETAVLFGPPQDNLAKDPLYLKIFLEMARDAITRIALTLQSREEDGEARGESIRNAAGLLSEAAGRIGFVEWQELADAFSREAANENRLAALLEQAEELYQRSGGEREAQQGSPAPAPDQPYDAGAFLKEIAPHLDSLCKTVTEGETLEKCDIADFCDPIKRAASRLGYIRIVETVAALPSSLRDAIRFETLLFRLYEDLSLIREVEIGGADSVAIERASRLLETWYSTHLPAALSDLAEALHGQADEIDWNRVVACQERIHRACRCLKLDTPGRVAVALLDLAARVASGEIPPDPLLLSTMKSFNEAARSAVNSASDEAMRRLLGETAEVTEALSGAAPVRSIEHLLHLPASFQGVLSPESARSAAERLASGDRFYIIRADIDPQPELANKFFDWTNASGKIIGCVTVPADRPIFDFLIAAPLESDGISTELLQLDPDGEALRVIDEINHAAVGMGPHGEGTGVERFDAEADKSSASSTEMLETIDEIVTGHGAMREIISSFDKTRVLGVFDAAMADGGSNWTKARETVHRQLQDWQEDVDRLLQLEKQLEKRLRQLQEDTVGARMRSASPLLQYLVDYAAAGAQRHGRALRFAPFNQNEPIDADLLDLLSDPMRSLISISIAHSIEPPAARVGKGKAAEAEMRLGVMRFLDRVVATVEDDGAGLEAQGAGTAVDAVRASMRSRGGDVVVGASQSGGLRVDVILPLSMSVLAGMIVRAGAVMYIVPLHSIQRIVHSGGRDLVYLSAGSRTINLKLGPDRLVPIRFLSDSSETRAHLLAPGGRTEDERYLFVIAEAESTHFALSIDEVVGEQLVIVRPMKGYLSAIRNVMGCALLANGEIGMVLDMASIGAD, from the coding sequence TTGTCCGAAGATATTGACGAAATCTGGGCGTTGTACGCCGACGATGGCGCCCAGTCGCTCGATACGGTCGAAGCGGCGCTCCTCAGATTGAGGGGCGACCACCGAGACGGCGAGGCGATTGCAGAGCTTTTCCGGGCGATGCACACGTTCAAGGGAAATTCCAGGTTAATCGGTCTCGTCAGGATCGAGACCTGCGCGCATCTTGCGGAGGACCTCATCGGTCTCGTCCGCGACGAAGGCGTGCAGATGGACGCAGAGCTGCTTGATCTCCTTCTGGAAGCAGGCGATCGTCTGCGGGAGATGATGGAAAGCGCAGTTGTGTCTCGCAGGGATCCGGAGGAGTCGGTCAGCGAGTCGATCTGCGCGCGAATGAAAAGCAAGTATTCCGCGCTACGTGGGGAAGGGGATGGGCGGGAGGCGGCTGAGGCGCCGGCTCTCGCACCAGCCGGGACGCCCGAGAACCAGGTCGAGAACGAGACGTTCGAGACGGCTGTACTCTTCGGACCTCCGCAAGACAATCTCGCAAAGGATCCGCTCTACCTGAAAATCTTTCTCGAAATGGCGCGCGACGCAATCACGAGGATCGCTCTCACGTTGCAATCGCGTGAGGAGGACGGAGAGGCGCGCGGGGAGTCGATTCGCAACGCGGCCGGCCTTCTCAGCGAAGCGGCCGGTCGTATCGGCTTCGTAGAATGGCAGGAGCTCGCTGACGCCTTTTCGAGAGAGGCGGCGAATGAGAACCGCCTAGCGGCGCTTCTAGAGCAGGCGGAAGAGCTCTACCAACGTAGCGGAGGCGAGAGGGAGGCGCAGCAGGGATCGCCTGCGCCGGCGCCGGACCAGCCCTATGACGCGGGGGCGTTTCTGAAGGAAATCGCGCCCCATCTCGACAGTCTCTGCAAGACGGTGACGGAGGGTGAAACACTCGAGAAATGCGACATCGCCGATTTTTGCGATCCCATCAAAAGGGCTGCGTCGCGGCTTGGTTATATTCGCATCGTGGAGACCGTCGCCGCGCTGCCGTCTTCTCTGCGCGACGCCATACGGTTCGAAACGCTTCTGTTTCGCCTTTATGAAGATCTCTCGCTGATCCGGGAAGTCGAAATCGGCGGCGCCGACTCGGTGGCGATCGAACGGGCTTCGCGCCTTCTCGAGACTTGGTACTCCACCCATTTGCCGGCGGCGCTTTCGGACCTTGCCGAGGCTCTCCATGGGCAGGCGGATGAGATTGACTGGAACAGGGTCGTCGCCTGCCAGGAGCGCATTCATCGGGCCTGCCGCTGTCTGAAACTCGATACGCCGGGGCGGGTCGCGGTCGCCTTGCTCGACCTTGCCGCTCGCGTCGCTTCCGGCGAAATCCCGCCGGATCCGCTACTGCTGAGCACAATGAAGTCCTTCAACGAGGCCGCCAGATCGGCGGTGAACTCCGCGAGCGACGAGGCGATGAGGCGCCTGCTTGGCGAGACCGCGGAGGTGACGGAGGCCTTGAGCGGCGCGGCGCCGGTGCGTTCGATCGAGCATCTGCTTCATTTGCCGGCAAGTTTCCAGGGGGTCCTGTCGCCAGAAAGCGCGCGGTCGGCGGCGGAGCGGTTGGCCTCCGGCGACCGATTCTACATCATCCGCGCGGACATCGATCCGCAGCCCGAACTCGCGAACAAGTTCTTTGACTGGACGAATGCGAGCGGCAAGATCATCGGCTGCGTGACGGTCCCTGCGGATCGGCCCATTTTCGACTTTCTCATCGCCGCACCGCTCGAGTCGGACGGCATTTCCACAGAGCTCCTGCAACTCGATCCTGACGGCGAGGCCCTTCGCGTCATAGACGAGATCAATCATGCGGCGGTAGGAATGGGGCCGCATGGCGAGGGAACCGGGGTCGAGAGATTCGACGCGGAAGCGGACAAGTCGTCCGCCTCTTCGACTGAAATGCTCGAAACGATCGACGAAATCGTAACCGGGCACGGCGCGATGCGCGAGATCATCTCGAGCTTCGACAAGACGCGGGTGCTGGGAGTGTTCGACGCCGCGATGGCGGACGGCGGTTCGAATTGGACCAAGGCGCGCGAAACCGTTCATCGACAGTTGCAGGACTGGCAAGAGGACGTCGACCGGCTCCTGCAACTCGAGAAACAGCTGGAAAAGCGGCTGCGTCAGCTTCAGGAGGATACGGTCGGGGCCCGGATGCGGTCCGCTTCTCCGCTGCTGCAATATCTCGTCGATTACGCGGCTGCTGGAGCCCAGCGTCATGGGCGCGCGCTACGTTTCGCACCCTTCAATCAGAACGAACCCATCGACGCCGATCTCCTGGATCTGCTCTCGGACCCGATGCGGTCGCTGATCTCGATTTCGATCGCACATAGCATCGAGCCTCCGGCGGCGCGCGTCGGGAAGGGGAAGGCGGCCGAAGCCGAGATGCGGCTTGGCGTCATGCGTTTTCTGGACCGGGTGGTGGCGACGGTCGAAGATGACGGCGCTGGCCTCGAGGCGCAGGGCGCCGGCACGGCCGTGGATGCGGTGCGCGCATCCATGCGCAGCCGAGGGGGCGACGTCGTGGTCGGCGCATCTCAGTCCGGTGGGTTGCGCGTCGATGTCATTCTGCCTTTGTCCATGTCCGTGCTGGCGGGCATGATCGTGCGCGCCGGCGCGGTCATGTATATCGTTCCACTCCACTCGATTCAGCGGATCGTGCACTCGGGAGGCAGAGACCTCGTCTATCTGTCGGCGGGCAGCCGCACGATCAACCTCAAACTCGGTCCGGACAGGCTGGTTCCGATCCGTTTCCTCTCGGATAGTTCCGAGACCCGGGCGCATCTCCTGGCGCCGGGGGGCAGGACCGAGGACGAGAGATATCTCTTTGTTATCGCGGAAGCGGAGTCCACCCATTTCGCATTGTCCATCGACGAGGTGGTCGGCGAGCAGCTGGTGATCGTGCGGCCGATGAAAGGCTATCTGTCCGCGATCCGAAACGTGATGGGCTGCGCTCTGCTCGCCAATGGCGAAATCGGGATGGTGCTCGATATGGCGTCCATCGGGGCGGACTGA
- a CDS encoding restriction endonuclease has protein sequence MSRHQGQNRAATKWIVWIALFACLAGPYWPNAPGLAFMALALFGLLHLAVLVYEQIAQAHFDANMTPQEYEHYCAALLRESRWAARVTRASGDQGVDIVAEKRGARIVVQCKKYRKPVGNRAVQEIVAAIAHEDAQRGVVVATNGYTRAAERLAASNRVLLLHHSQLHRIDRLLQQ, from the coding sequence ATGTCGCGCCACCAAGGACAAAACCGCGCAGCGACGAAATGGATCGTTTGGATCGCCCTGTTCGCCTGTCTTGCGGGCCCCTACTGGCCCAATGCGCCGGGACTGGCCTTCATGGCCCTCGCCCTGTTCGGCCTCCTCCACCTGGCGGTCCTCGTATATGAGCAAATCGCCCAGGCGCACTTTGACGCTAATATGACCCCGCAGGAATATGAGCACTACTGCGCCGCCCTGCTCAGGGAGAGCCGATGGGCCGCACGCGTCACGCGGGCAAGCGGAGATCAGGGCGTCGATATTGTCGCAGAGAAACGTGGGGCGCGCATTGTCGTCCAGTGCAAGAAATATCGGAAGCCTGTGGGCAACCGGGCGGTTCAGGAAATTGTAGCCGCCATCGCGCATGAAGACGCCCAGAGGGGGGTGGTCGTGGCGACGAACGGCTACACGCGAGCGGCGGAGCGCCTGGCCGCCTCCAACAGGGTATTGCTGCTACACCACTCGCAGCTACACAGGATAGACAGGCTATTGCAGCAGTGA
- the lipB gene encoding lipoyl(octanoyl) transferase LipB, which produces MNAGCPLPRESICATLRPAPGAPPVEWRASTDLVEYEEAVAEMERRAARIARGEAPECVWLLEHPPIYTAGTSARDADLLDRRFPVHRTGRGGQFTYHGPGQRIAYVMLDLARRRRDARAYVCGLESWLIATLADFGVAGERREARVGVWVPRPDKPPGVAGEPAEDKIAAIGVRLRQWVSFHGVALNVAPDLSHFSGIAPCGVRERHLGVTSLADIGHPARMTDVDAALLRHFDAIFGDVA; this is translated from the coding sequence ATGAACGCCGGCTGCCCTTTGCCCCGCGAATCGATCTGCGCGACGCTGCGGCCCGCCCCTGGAGCGCCCCCCGTGGAATGGCGGGCGAGCACAGATCTCGTCGAATATGAGGAAGCCGTCGCTGAAATGGAAAGGCGGGCGGCGCGCATCGCCCGGGGCGAGGCGCCTGAATGCGTCTGGCTGCTCGAACATCCGCCGATCTATACCGCCGGAACCTCCGCGAGAGACGCCGACCTGCTCGACCGGCGCTTTCCCGTTCACCGCACGGGGCGGGGAGGTCAATTCACCTATCATGGGCCCGGCCAGCGGATCGCCTATGTCATGCTCGATCTCGCCCGCCGCCGCAGGGACGCGCGCGCCTATGTCTGCGGACTCGAATCCTGGCTGATCGCCACCCTTGCCGATTTCGGCGTCGCGGGCGAGCGGCGCGAGGCGCGTGTCGGCGTCTGGGTTCCGCGACCGGACAAACCACCCGGCGTCGCGGGCGAGCCCGCCGAAGACAAGATCGCCGCGATCGGCGTGCGTTTACGCCAGTGGGTAAGCTTTCATGGCGTCGCGCTCAATGTCGCGCCTGACCTCTCTCACTTCTCCGGCATCGCGCCCTGCGGCGTGCGCGAGCGACATCTGGGGGTCACCAGCCTCGCGGATATCGGCCATCCAGCGCGCATGACGGATGTAGACGCCGCGCTTCTGCGGCATTTTGACGCAATTTTTGGCGACGTGGCATGA
- a CDS encoding polysaccharide deacetylase family protein — protein MIYFSRAAILTLLTIAAAPAAARECGPEALGVSRTISIGPKGTTLGLQSYPRTLDLEDHEVVLTFDDGPAAPTGRILDALAKECARATFFVIGRNAEEAPAMVKRAAAEGHTIGNHSYSHPANTLRLLDDADAKADIEKGIKAVERALGGETAPFFRFPGFADTPALVRYLEDRGYTIFGSDLWASDWSPMSPKGELDLVMSRLEKAGKGIVLFHDSKAQTAQMLPDFLRALKARGYRLAHIAPGAGETPVVEAGPGWASTTEPIIARTLAGKSKSPQGADPGADGHRHPAGEQ, from the coding sequence ATGATCTACTTTTCCCGCGCCGCCATCCTCACCCTGCTGACAATCGCCGCCGCGCCCGCCGCCGCCCGGGAGTGCGGGCCGGAGGCGCTCGGCGTTTCCCGCACCATCTCCATCGGCCCAAAGGGAACGACGCTCGGCTTGCAGAGCTATCCGCGCACGCTCGATCTGGAAGACCATGAGGTCGTTTTGACCTTCGACGACGGGCCGGCGGCCCCAACCGGGCGCATATTGGACGCGCTGGCGAAGGAATGCGCGCGTGCGACCTTCTTCGTCATCGGCCGCAATGCGGAAGAGGCGCCGGCGATGGTCAAGCGCGCCGCCGCCGAAGGCCATACGATCGGCAACCACTCCTACAGCCATCCCGCCAATACGCTGCGGCTTCTCGACGACGCCGACGCCAAGGCGGACATCGAGAAAGGGATCAAGGCCGTCGAGCGGGCGCTCGGCGGCGAGACGGCGCCCTTCTTCCGCTTCCCCGGCTTCGCCGACACGCCCGCGCTCGTGCGGTATCTCGAAGACAGGGGCTACACGATCTTCGGCTCGGATCTGTGGGCCTCCGACTGGTCGCCCATGTCGCCGAAGGGCGAGCTCGACCTCGTGATGTCGCGGCTGGAGAAGGCGGGCAAGGGAATCGTGCTCTTCCACGATTCCAAGGCGCAAACGGCGCAGATGCTTCCCGATTTTCTGCGGGCGCTCAAGGCGCGCGGCTACCGGCTGGCGCACATCGCGCCGGGCGCCGGAGAGACGCCGGTCGTCGAGGCGGGGCCCGGATGGGCTTCGACGACCGAGCCGATCATCGCCAGGACGCTCGCGGGCAAAAGCAAGTCGCCCCAGGGAGCGGACCCCGGGGCGGACGGGCATCGGCATCCGGCGGGCGAGCAGTAG
- the mgtE gene encoding magnesium transporter — protein sequence MPLDQEETAAGAEGFREERGGLDADFVFEVEAAIALGDAARVHELVGGLHEADVGALLELLSHEARPRLVELMGSAFDFTALMEVGEATREDILEELPVETLVEGVRELESDDAVAILETLEPAEQAEVLEALPAQERIVLRRSLDYPDDSAGRLMQTTLIAVPPFWTAGRVLDFFRETDGDALPDSFFEVFVVDPGYHLLGTVFLDALVRAKPAARLDEIMQADRRRVKATEDGAEAARLFERYNLVSVPVVDESERLVGVLTIDDIVDVIQEQASEEIKALGGVNPEEELTDDFWWIARSRFAWLFINLLTAFVTSTVLKTFQSQLQQMVALAVLGPIIAGQGGNSATQTMTVAVRALATRELNRANAVKIIFRELAIGAVNGAAFGLVTGIVAANWFQNVGLLPVMALAMFTNLVAGAFGGIIVPLVFDRFKFDPAVSSGPFVTTITDVVGYGAFLTIASIWFHLD from the coding sequence ATGCCACTCGACCAGGAAGAAACGGCGGCGGGCGCCGAGGGTTTTCGCGAAGAGCGCGGCGGGCTGGACGCCGATTTCGTCTTCGAGGTGGAGGCCGCCATCGCCCTCGGAGACGCCGCCAGGGTCCATGAACTGGTCGGCGGGCTTCACGAGGCCGATGTCGGCGCGCTGCTGGAACTCCTGAGCCACGAGGCGCGCCCGCGACTCGTCGAGCTGATGGGCTCGGCATTCGACTTTACCGCGCTCATGGAGGTGGGGGAAGCCACCCGCGAGGATATTCTCGAGGAGCTGCCGGTCGAGACGCTCGTCGAGGGCGTGCGCGAACTGGAAAGCGACGACGCCGTCGCCATTCTCGAAACGCTCGAGCCTGCGGAGCAGGCGGAGGTGCTCGAGGCGCTGCCCGCGCAGGAACGCATCGTCCTGCGCCGCTCGCTCGATTATCCGGACGACTCGGCCGGCCGTCTGATGCAGACGACGCTCATCGCCGTGCCGCCCTTCTGGACGGCCGGGCGCGTGCTCGACTTCTTCCGCGAGACCGATGGCGACGCTTTGCCGGACAGTTTCTTCGAAGTCTTCGTCGTCGATCCCGGCTACCACCTGCTCGGCACGGTCTTTCTCGATGCGCTGGTGCGGGCGAAGCCCGCCGCCCGGCTCGACGAGATCATGCAGGCCGACCGGCGGCGGGTGAAGGCGACCGAGGACGGCGCCGAAGCCGCGCGGCTGTTCGAGCGATATAATCTCGTCTCGGTTCCGGTCGTGGATGAATCCGAGCGGCTCGTGGGCGTGCTCACCATCGACGACATCGTCGACGTCATTCAGGAGCAGGCGTCCGAAGAGATCAAGGCGCTCGGCGGCGTCAATCCGGAAGAAGAGCTCACGGACGATTTCTGGTGGATCGCGCGCAGCCGTTTCGCGTGGCTTTTCATCAATCTGCTGACGGCCTTCGTCACGTCGACGGTGTTGAAGACGTTCCAGTCGCAGCTCCAGCAGATGGTCGCGCTCGCGGTTCTTGGACCGATCATTGCGGGGCAAGGGGGCAATTCCGCAACCCAGACGATGACTGTCGCCGTGCGCGCCCTCGCAACCCGCGAGCTCAACCGGGCGAATGCGGTGAAAATTATTTTCCGCGAGCTCGCCATCGGCGCCGTCAACGGCGCCGCCTTCGGGCTCGTGACGGGAATCGTCGCCGCAAACTGGTTTCAGAATGTCGGCCTGTTGCCCGTTATGGCTCTGGCGATGTTTACGAATCTCGTCGCCGGCGCCTTCGGCGGCATCATCGTGCCGCTCGTCTTCGACCGCTTCAAGTTCGACCCGGCCGTCTCCTCAGGGCCGTTCGTGACGACCATTACCGACGTCGTCGGATATGGCGCCTTCCTTACAATCGCCAGCATCTGGTTTCATCTCGATTGA
- a CDS encoding glycoside hydrolase family 25 protein, with amino-acid sequence MGSLNSSVLRISALACVAASAATLVACGSAYDPGYARHPRFATSAPLVNAKKDPSFLAYAVPESDLHLFPATRSAEFDVHGVDVSKYQGDIDWEQVRNSGVAFAYIKATEGGDKTDSKFQYNWAASKAAGVPRGAYHFVYWCRPPHEEIANFASVVPNEPDALPPVLDVEPTPESKSCKRTLYREEAIRDMRLMLEAMERHYGKKPVIYSSVDFYQAILQPDALSEYPIWVRSTKYHPKVRYGDRKWTFWQYRSDGRVPGIVGAVDQNTFNGTHDQWRSWLAAQTGMRAAPVAAATRHGDERSANKLIEDDPAMIKGAEKGAYDKDGAAPTPPAAVDGPPDKG; translated from the coding sequence ATGGGCTCGTTGAATTCTTCAGTATTGCGTATCTCCGCGCTCGCTTGCGTTGCGGCCAGCGCGGCGACCCTCGTCGCTTGCGGGAGCGCCTATGACCCCGGCTACGCCCGGCATCCGCGCTTCGCCACCAGCGCCCCGCTCGTCAACGCCAAGAAGGACCCGAGCTTCCTCGCCTATGCGGTGCCGGAGTCCGATCTTCACCTGTTCCCTGCGACCCGCAGCGCCGAATTCGACGTCCATGGCGTCGACGTCTCGAAATATCAGGGCGATATCGATTGGGAGCAGGTGCGCAATTCAGGCGTCGCCTTCGCCTATATCAAGGCGACCGAGGGCGGCGACAAGACCGACTCCAAGTTTCAGTACAATTGGGCGGCCTCCAAGGCCGCCGGCGTGCCGCGCGGCGCCTATCACTTCGTTTATTGGTGTCGACCGCCGCACGAGGAAATCGCCAATTTCGCCTCTGTCGTGCCCAATGAGCCGGACGCCCTGCCGCCGGTGCTCGACGTGGAGCCGACGCCGGAATCCAAGAGCTGCAAGCGCACGCTCTATCGGGAGGAGGCGATCCGCGACATGCGCCTGATGCTCGAGGCGATGGAGCGCCACTACGGCAAGAAGCCGGTCATTTATTCCTCGGTCGACTTCTATCAGGCGATTCTCCAGCCCGACGCGCTGTCGGAATATCCGATCTGGGTGCGCTCGACGAAATATCATCCCAAAGTGCGCTACGGCGACCGGAAGTGGACCTTCTGGCAATATCGTTCGGACGGCCGCGTGCCGGGCATCGTGGGCGCCGTCGATCAGAACACCTTCAACGGCACGCATGATCAATGGCGCAGCTGGCTCGCGGCCCAGACCGGCATGAGGGCCGCGCCCGTCGCGGCGGCGACCCGGCACGGCGACGAGCGCAGCGCCAACAAGCTCATCGAGGACGATCCGGCGATGATCAAGGGCGCCGAAAAGGGCGCCTATGATAAGGACGGCGCCGCGCCGACGCCGCCGGCGGCGGTCGACGGCCCGCCGGACAAGGGATAA